Sequence from the Candidatus Binatia bacterium genome:
ACGGGGGGCCCTTCGACTACGCTCAGGGTGACACGGGGGGAGGTGACACGGGGGTAAACGTGAGTTCGGCGCGGTTTTCGTCGAAGCCGACGTTGAGCGTGTCGCCGTCGTTGATCTCGCCGGCGAGAATCTTGCGGCCGATCGGCGTCTCCAGCTCTTTCTGGATCGTGCGCTTGAGCGGACGCGCGCCGTAGTGCGGATCGTAGCCAACCTTCACGATGTGGCGCTTGGCTGCGTCGTCCACGACGAGCGTGATGCGGCGATCCGCCAGGCGTTTGCGCAGCCGCTGCAGCTGCAGGTCCACGATCGTCAAGAGTTCGTCCTCGGTCAGCGCGTGGAAGACAATGATCTCGTCCACGCGGTTGAGGAACTCCGGACGGAAGTGCTGGCGCAGCTCGTCGAGCACGGTCGCGCGCATGATCGCGTAATCGGCGCCGTCGAGCGAGCCTTTGTAGTCAAGGATCCGGTGGCTGCCGATGTTCGACGTCATGATGACGATCGTGTTCTTAAAATCAACGGTGTGGCCCTGACCGTCGGTCAACCGCCCGTCGTCGAGAATCTGCAGGAAGACGTTGAAGACGTCGGGGTGCGCCTTCTCGATCTCGTCGAAGAGAATGACGGAGTACGGACGGCGGCGCACCGCTTCGGTAAGTTGTCCGCCCTCTTCGAACCCGATGTATCCGGGCGGCGCGCCGAGCAGCCGCGCGACGGTGTGGCGCTCTTGATACTCCGACATGTCGATCCGGATGAGCGCGCGCTCGTCGTC
This genomic interval carries:
- a CDS encoding AAA family ATPase, with the protein product QTKLRVRWDKEKAAAVKLRTIRDQIEQAKVQIEQAERQYDLNRVAELRYGTLPKLEKELGAEEERLAAKEGARLSKEEVDEDDIAGVISRWTGIPVTKLMEGEKQKLLHLEDELHRRVIGQNEAVDAVAQAVLRSRSGLADENRPIGSFIFLGPTGVGKTELARALAEYLFDDERALIRIDMSEYQERHTVARLLGAPPGYIGFEEGGQLTEAVRRRPYSVILFDEIEKAHPDVFNVFLQILDDGRLTDGQGHTVDFKNTIVIMTSNIGSHRILDYKGSLDGADYAIMRATVLDELRQHFRPEFLNRVDEIIVFHALTEDELLTIVDLQLQRLRKRLADRRITLVVDDAAKRHIVKVGYDPHYGARPLKRTIQKELETPIGRKILAGEINDGDTLNVGFDENRAELTFTPVSPPPVSP